One genomic region from Leptospira tipperaryensis encodes:
- a CDS encoding PA0069 family radical SAM protein, with translation MMEQRKFNRGTESKISGRFDSITRERDPEYWEELPSPKTILFEEHAKTIVSENDCPDLYFTRSINPYRGCEHGCIYCYARPNHAYVDLSPGIDFETKIFAKRNAPELLRKYLSKQKGEVRTIQLAGATDAYQPTERKLEITRELLKVFIEFRQPVTLTTKSYLITRDLDLLETLASQNLTKVFISLTTLDSELWKKMEPRTASPERRLDSIRKLSDAGVPTGVLAAPMIPGLNDNELETILQAAKESGARSAGMVFLRLPFEVAPLFLDWLEKNYPLKKEKVENLIRQARGGKLYDSDYSSRMIGTGPYAEMLWKRFQISRKRLELNDSMSLNKELFRIPEIYRLRLTKGENLFPGL, from the coding sequence ATGATGGAACAGAGAAAATTCAACCGAGGCACGGAATCGAAAATCTCCGGACGGTTTGATTCTATCACACGGGAAAGAGATCCTGAGTATTGGGAAGAACTTCCTTCACCCAAAACCATACTTTTCGAGGAACACGCAAAGACAATCGTGTCGGAAAATGATTGTCCGGATCTTTACTTTACTCGGTCCATCAATCCCTACAGAGGATGCGAACACGGTTGTATTTACTGTTACGCTCGGCCCAATCACGCCTACGTGGATCTTTCTCCCGGTATCGACTTTGAAACCAAGATTTTTGCAAAAAGAAACGCGCCCGAACTTCTGAGAAAGTATCTCTCAAAACAAAAAGGGGAAGTTCGAACCATTCAGCTCGCGGGAGCCACCGACGCCTACCAGCCAACCGAAAGAAAATTGGAAATCACGCGGGAACTCCTCAAAGTATTTATAGAGTTTCGACAACCGGTAACTCTCACTACAAAATCGTATCTCATAACCCGAGACTTAGATCTTCTCGAAACATTGGCGTCTCAGAATTTAACAAAAGTTTTTATCAGCCTTACCACTCTGGATTCGGAACTCTGGAAAAAAATGGAACCAAGAACAGCCAGTCCGGAAAGAAGATTGGATTCCATCCGTAAACTTTCCGATGCTGGAGTTCCTACCGGAGTATTGGCTGCTCCGATGATCCCCGGCCTAAACGATAACGAACTCGAAACGATCCTTCAAGCGGCAAAAGAATCCGGAGCCAGATCAGCGGGAATGGTCTTTTTGAGACTCCCATTCGAAGTCGCGCCTCTCTTTTTGGATTGGTTGGAAAAGAATTACCCTCTTAAAAAGGAAAAAGTAGAAAACTTAATCCGACAAGCAAGAGGTGGCAAACTCTATGATTCCGATTATTCGAGTAGAATGATAGGAACCGGACCTTACGCGGAAATGCTCTGGAAACGATTTCAAATCTCCAGAAAAAGATTAGAACTAAACGATTCGATGTCTCTTAACAAAGAATTATTTCGAATTCCGGAAATCTATCGACTTCGCTTAACAAAAGGAGAAAATCTTTTCCCCGGACTTTGA
- a CDS encoding metal-sensitive transcriptional regulator, which translates to MKPKHKLHSDPKTKESLTLRLKKIEGQIRGIQGMIERDEYCDDVLNQLSSAKSALDGVSKTLLKSHIETCVVERFKENDPAILNEFMTTVDRILK; encoded by the coding sequence ATGAAACCGAAACACAAACTACATTCGGATCCTAAGACAAAAGAAAGTTTAACCTTGAGGCTCAAAAAAATAGAAGGGCAGATCCGAGGAATCCAGGGAATGATTGAAAGGGACGAATACTGTGACGACGTTCTAAATCAATTGTCTTCCGCAAAGTCAGCGTTAGACGGAGTTTCAAAAACTCTTCTAAAAAGCCATATTGAAACCTGCGTCGTAGAAAGATTTAAGGAGAACGATCCCGCGATCTTGAATGAGTTTATGACTACGGTTGACCGCATTCTTAAATAA
- a CDS encoding heavy-metal-associated domain-containing protein: MKEIKLTVEGMTCNHCQHTIESALKEIGLSSKASLANKEVVYQGEGTEEELSKVRAAILEEGYTPGAVQ; encoded by the coding sequence ATGAAAGAAATTAAATTAACAGTCGAAGGAATGACCTGCAACCACTGTCAGCACACGATCGAATCCGCGTTAAAGGAAATCGGTCTTTCATCCAAAGCGAGCTTGGCAAATAAGGAAGTCGTTTATCAAGGAGAAGGTACGGAAGAAGAATTATCCAAGGTCAGAGCCGCGATCTTGGAAGAAGGATATACGCCGGGTGCCGTTCAATGA